From Papaver somniferum cultivar HN1 unplaced genomic scaffold, ASM357369v1 unplaced-scaffold_99, whole genome shotgun sequence, the proteins below share one genomic window:
- the LOC113346263 gene encoding outer envelope pore protein 24B, chloroplastic-like encodes MMRASAKGSYDTSAAGTVAFNAGDVKLRASLDNFTVANGRLDGSALLTVEKPGYFAIDYDVPKMDATFRFMNTVRVMEKPLSLTYVHEHRENRTSLDGTIALNQANKVSANYMFGTENCKLKYSYVHAGVTTFEPCYDVSKNTWDLAMSQKVYEDNVLKATYQTSSKDLGLEWSRGSEINGFKISASVNLVDETKMPKLRVETIWNI; translated from the coding sequence ATGATGAGGGCTTCAGCAAAAGGGAGTTACGACACTAGCGCCGCTGGTACGGTCGCATTTAACGCCGGTGATGTTAAGCTTAGAGCTTCTTTGGATAATTTTACTGTTGCTAATGGACGCTTAGATGGTTCAGCTCTTCTTACTGTTGAAAAGCCTGGATACTTCGCCATCGATTACGATGTCCCTAAAATGGACGCGACGTTTAGATTCATGAATACAGTTAGGGTTATGGAAAAACCATTGAGTTTGACATATGTACATGAGCATAGAGAAAACAGGACATCGTTAGATGGGACAATTGCACTTAATCAAGCAAATAAGGTTTCAGCTAATTACATGTTTGGTACTGAGAATTGTAAATTGAAGTACAGTTATGTTCATGCTGGAGTAACTACCTTTGAACCCTGTTATGATGTATCAAAAAATACTTGGGATTTAGCTATGTCTCAAAAGGTTTATGAGGATAATGTTTTGAAGGCTACTTATCAGACTTCCAGTAAGGATTTAGGATTGGAGTGGTCGAGGGGTTCAGAGATTAATGGTTTCAAGATTTCGGCATCAGTTAATTTGGTGGATGAAACAAAAATGCCTAAATTGAGAGTTGAGACAATTTGGAATATTTAG